The following proteins are co-located in the Malus sylvestris chromosome 13, drMalSylv7.2, whole genome shotgun sequence genome:
- the LOC126595989 gene encoding probable LRR receptor-like serine/threonine-protein kinase At1g07650 isoform X1, whose product MAKLLLNFHRLNPMKYHKPIVLFLFLSALNFSFSQTPDIKCVLDVQDSSAWRGTSCEEGNWGGFISNCCGAAFGDYLYALGHRANRTGHRAPRTVQLFLNSTEQTNCLISMKGIKDDVLSCGIDKLTSGAGGCSDYTKVDVFDNLRNTLENLDEDCKLLGTGEKSEQDQACIACLRRWEEIVASSENESSSSKLEADICGFAVLVTLTSRRIDDKNWVTALYECLGDQKLSEDVQRSSGSTGVNLRTGLWILCGGVAGITAIILIATWTVCRKRTHESILARKDASNDLLSEESVSLKISSKEIYSATDNLSAVNFIGQGGAGKVYKGILSNGKHVAVKHIINDGSVETFIREVTSLSDVRHPNLVALLGSCEDVEEYFLVYELCQNGNLSEWLFGKDKNLPWRTRLELAIDSARGLWFLHTYPGGCIVHRDIKPTNILIDENFQAKLSDFGLSKVMDLGQSHVSSEVRGTFGYVDPEYRKNHRVNASGDVYSFGIVLLQLISGRRVINLNSNKPMPLSKMARALTKGGDVTEFADPKLNGEYSVEAFDLVFNLALSCTGLKLQRPSMEQVVSKLERALDI is encoded by the exons ATGGCCAAACTTCTGTTGAATTTCCATCGTCTTAATCCAATGAAATATCACAAACCGATAGTACTCTTTCTATTCCTCAGCGCCTTAAATTTTTCCTTCTCACAAACCCCAGATATTAAGTGTGTCCTTGATGTTCAAGACTCTTCAGCGTGGCGCGGCAcgagttgtgaagaaggaaattggGGTGGATTTATCAGCAATTGTTGCGGAGCTGCTTTTGGTGATTACTTATACGCCTTGGGGCACAGGGCAAACCGGACGGGGCACAGGGCACCCCGGACAGTGCAGCTCTTCTTAAACTCGACAGAGCAGACAAACTGCTTAATTTCAATGAAGGGTATTAAAGATGATGTTTTGAGTTGTGGAATTGACAAGCTAACAAGTGGAGCAGGCGGATGCTCTGACTACACGAAAGTAGATGTTTTCGACAATCTGAGGAACACATTGGAAAATTTAGATGAAGATTGTAAGCTTTTGGGCACGGGCGAAAAGTCCGAGCAGGATCAGGCTTGTATTGCATGTCTGAGAAGGTGGGAAGAGATTGTGGCATCGTCGGAAAATGAGTCATCGTCGTCAAAACTTGAAGCTGATATTTGTGGTTTTGCAGTTTTGGTAACTTTAACAAGCAGGAGGATTGATGATAAGAATTGGGTTACAGCACTGTATGAATGCCTTGGGGATCAGAAACTTTCAGAAG ATGTGCAGAGAAGTTCAGGAAGTACGGGTGTAAACTTGAGAACAG GTCTGTGGATTCTATGTGGAGGTGTGGCAGGAATTACAGCAATAATTCTCATTGCAACATGGACCGTATGCAGAAAAAGGACTCATGAGAGTATTTTAGCTCGAAAAGATG CATCAAATGATTTACTGTCTGAAGAATCCGTCAGCCTTAAGATATCAAGCAAGGAAATCTATTCAGCAACCGACAATCTAAGCGCAGTCAACTTCATTGGGCAAGGAGGAGCTG GAAAGGTATATAAAGGCATACTATCAAATGGGAAACATGTTGCAGTGAAGCACATAATCAACGATGGATCTGTTGAAACATTCATCCGCGAAGTAACGAGCCTTTCTGATGTTAGACATCCAAACCTTGTAGCTTTGCTTGGCTCTTGTGAGGATGTAGAAGAATATTTCCTGGTCTATGAACTGTGTCAAAATGGGAACCTTTCGGAGTGGCTATTTG GTAAAGATAAAAATCTGCCATGGAGAACGAGACTCGAGCTTGCGATTGACAGTGCTAGGGGCCTTTGGTTTCTGCACACTTATCCGGGAGGCTGCATTGTTCACCGTGATATCAAG CCAACAAACATTCTCATTGATGAAAACTTTCAAGCGAAACTGTCAGACTTCGGGTTATCTAAAGTTATGGACTTGGGACAGTCTCATGTGAGCTCAGAAGTGAGAGGCACATTCGGTTATGTTGATCCTGAGTACCGAAAGAATCACCGCGTAAATGCTTCAGGAGATGTCTACAGTTTCGGAATAGTTCTTCTGCAACTTATCTCAGGGCGCAGGGTCATCAATCTAAACTCAAACAAACCAATGCCTCTTAGTAAAATG GCAAGGGCTCTCACAAAAGGCGGTGATGTAACAGAATTCGCAGATCCCAAACTTAACGGGGAGTATTCGGTAGAAGCTTTTGACCTTGTGTTCAACCTAGCTTTGTCGTGCACAGGACTAAAGCTGCAGAGGCCAAGCATGGAGCAAGTGGTATCAAAACTCGAAAGGGCACTTGATATCTGA
- the LOC126596015 gene encoding equilibrative nucleotide transporter 1-like: MGFNAKTADENSEASLLLPTVTAAAPNKIPKDSFHLAYIIYFTLGLGYLLPWNAFITAVDYFAYLYPDASVDRIFSVVYMVVGLFCLLLIIFYSHMSEAYVRINVGLGLFVVSLLVVPLMDVFYIKGRVGLYDGFYVTVAAVALSGVADALVQGSLIGAASELPGTYIQAIVAGTAGSGVVVSALRIVTKAVYPQTAEGLRKSANLYFAVGIVIIVICIVFYNVAPRIPVMKYYADLKVQAVNDETEEKGPLTVTVLRSTLWHVVDRVKWYGISILLIYIVTLSIFPGYITEDVHSQILKDWYPIILIAGYNVFDLVGKSLTSVYLPRSSKVAIGSTVVRLLFFPLFYGCLHGPKFFRTEIPVTILTCLLGLTNGYLTSVLMILAPKVVQLQHAETAGIVIVLFLVLGLAAGSVVSWFWVI; the protein is encoded by the exons ATGGGTTTCAATGCCAAAACCGCCGACGAAAATTCTGAGGCCAGCCTCCTGCTCCCCACCGTAACCGCCGCCGCACCTAATAAAATCCCAAAGGACTCCTTCCACTTGGCCTATATCATCTACTTCACACTGGGTCTCGGCTACCTCCTCCCATGGAACGCGTTCATCACAGCCGTCGATTACTTCGCCTACCTCTACCCAGATGCCAGCGTCGACCGTATATTCTCCGTCGTGTACATGGTGGTGGGCCTCTTCTGCCTCCTCCTGATAATCTTCTACTCCCACATGTCCGAAGCCTATGTCCGGATCAATGTGGGCCTGGGCCTCTTCGTCGTTTCGCTGCTAGTCGTTCCCCTCATGGATGTGTTTTACATCAAGGGTCGGGTCGGGTTGTACGACGGGTTTTACGTGACGGTTGCGGCGGTTGCACTTTCCGGCGTGGCGGATGCATTGGTCCAAGGCTCGCTCATTGGGGCGGCTAGTGAGTTGCCCGGAACTTATATACAAGCCATTGTGGCCGGGACTGCTGGTTCAG GAGTCGTCGTTTCTGCTCTAAGGATCGTAACCAAGGCTGTATATCCACAAACTGCCGAGGGCCTGAGGAAAAGTGCTAACCTTTACTTCGCCGTCGGGATAGTCATTATTGTCATATGCATTGTTTTCTACAATGTGGCACCAAGGATTCCGGTGATGAAGTATTATGCAGATTTGAAGGTTCAGGCTGTAAACGATGAGACAGAAGAGAAGGGTCCGCTGACCGTGACTGTTTTGAGATCAACTCTGTGGCACGTAGTCGATAGAGTCAAGTGGTATGGAATTAGCATCCTCCTCATCTATATCGTGACTTTGTCGATATTCCCGGGATACATTACCGAAGACGTGCATTCTCAGATTCTTAAGGATTGGTACCCAATCATCCTTATCGCCGGCTACAACGTGTTTGATCTCGTTGGCAAGTCTCTGACTTCTGTGTATCTCCCCAGAAGTTCCAAGGTTGCAATCGGCAGTACAGTTGTGCGATTGctcttctttcctctcttcTACGGGTGCTTGCACGGCCCCAAATTCTTCCGAACAGAGATTCCAGTGACGATACTAACTTGCCTTTTGGGACTCACTAACGGCTACTTGACCAGTGTGTTGATGATTTTGGCTCCCAAAGTTGTCCAATTACAACATGCCGAGACCGCCGGGATCGTGATCGTGCTGTTCTTGGTTCTGGGGTTGGCTGCTGGCTCAGTTGTATCTTGGTTCTGGGTCATCTGA
- the LOC126596014 gene encoding RNA-binding motif protein 25-like isoform X1: MADAPSSPATNPLSNPQSGNPNPQSNQPDPVPASSTPPPPPPPSQSSSLSSTPITVNPDSNPPLVSLPPPPSYPSISFAPQQVSGALPPVAPSFRPVPQFTPIPNPGVPNPNYQIPGVQPPGVSSGAPMAPGVPPPSSAPQNMMHYQMQPMRPYAPMPNGYAPMSTGAPQGALPGLPRYPSYHPMIRTPFPPRPPGATGLLQRAPVPGIPGVRPIIPPVVRPILPIVTPAEKPQTTVYVGKIAPTVDNEFMKYLLQLCGPVKSWKRAQDPTDGTPRRFGFCEFESAEGVLRALRLLTNLSIDGQDLVLNVNQATREYLERVVKKKTENSKKLKEAEAAEKGDGSALDVEKIVPSNPSVQYSKEEDGNSSNKENDPANFGIVTDEDKEADREAMEKLTSLIEERIKNKPLPPPPPTPAPGDGTRNSNSALPAKSRDGDSDVDITRNDAYEEKIDEEITSDNKTTSEQGSPQTSSHDRSRKQDRRSRDNERDMKREKEREIERYERETERERVRKEKEQRRKLEDAEHQYEKCLKDWEYREREKEKQRQYEKEREKERERKRRKEIIYEEDDEDEDSRKKWRRSVLEEKRKRRLREKEEDLADRQKEEEEIADAKGRAEEEKQLQQERDALRDSSGHVANGSEKAALAEEFGVQLKDKATEQDNGGDSGHENHIGDGTLQNGNSDDESTMTSVSASEPQQSGSAPAKKLGFGLLGSGKRTAVPSVFNEEDDDAHKDKKMRPLVPIDYSTEELQAVQPISGTAPSNLAAAAEFAKRISNASSKEEKPVTEKERSRRSNDRSSHRDRDQNGDDSNRTRDEHREKTIDRDTDRDHAMNKPRTKDNKKLLDAKQLIDMIPKTKEELFSYEINWAIYEHHALHERMRPWISKKITEFLGEEETTLVDYIVSSTQEHVGAERMLQLLQSILDEEAEMFVLKMWRMLIFEIKKVETGLASRTRT, from the exons ATGGCGGACGCTCCTTCTTCTCCCGCCACAAACCCACTGTCCAATCCCCAATCCGGTAACCCTAATCCCCAATCTAACCAACCTGATCCCGTACCCGCCTCCagcacaccaccaccaccaccaccaccatcacaatCATCGTCGTTATCATCCACACCTATCACCGTAAACCCTGATTCGAATCCGCCTCTAGTATCTCTGCCGCCTCCACCGTCATATCCTTCGATCTCCTTCGCGCCACAACAGGTTTCCGGCGCCTTACCGCCGGTCGCGCCGTCTTTCCGGCCGGTTCCACAGTTCACTCCAATACCGAACCCCGGTGTGCCCAATCCGAATTATCAAATCCCCGGTGTCCAGCCGCCTGGTGTGAGCTCCGGAGCTCCGATGGCTCCTGGTGTGCCCCCGCCGTCATCGGCCCCGCAGAATATGATGCATTACCAGATGCAGCCTATGAGACCGTACGCACCGATGCCTAATGGATACGCACCCATGTCCACTGGTGCTCCCCAAGGCGCCTTACCTG gACTTCCTCGTTATCCTTCATATCATCCAATGATTCGGACCCCGTTTCCTCCACGCCCACCGGGAGCAACTGGTTTGCTTCAGCGTGCCCCTGTTCCTGGGATTCCTGGAGTTCGCCCAATTATCCCTCCTGTTGTTAGGCCGATTCTTCCTATTGTCACTCCAGCTGAGAAACCACAAACCACTGTTTATGTTGGGAAGATAGCACCAACGGTGGACAATGAATTTATGAAATATCTCCTCCAG TTGTGTGGACCTGTCAAGAGTTGGAAACGTGCTCAAGATCCCACAGATGGTACTCCTAGGCGCTTTGGGTTCTGCGAATTTGAATCTGCTGAAGGGGTTCTTCGGGCATTGCGTCTTCTCACTAATTTGAGCATTGATGGGCAGGACCTTGTT TTAAATGTTAATCAAGCAACAAGAGAGTATCTGGAGAGGGTTGTTAAAAAGAAGACTGAAAACTCAAAGAAGCTCAAAGAAGCTGAAGCAGCTGAGAAAGGTGATGGAAGTGCACTAGACGTTGAGAAGATTGTACCTTCAAATCCTTCTGTACAATACTCAAAGGAGGAAGATGGTAATTCGAGTAACAAAGAAAATGACCCTGCCAATTTTGGTATTGTGACTGACGAAGACAAGGAAGCTGACCGGGAGGCTATGGAGAAGCTTACAAGTTTGATAGAGGAGAGAATAAAAAACAAACCTCTCCCTCCTCCGCCACCTACACCAGCCCCTGGTGATGGTACTAGGAATTCAAACTCAGCGCTGCCAGCTAAATCAAGGGATGGAGACTCTGATGTTGATATAACGAGAAATG ATGCttatgaagaaaaaattgatGAAGAGATAACTAGTGACAACAAAACAACAAGCGAGCAGGGGAGCCCTCAAACAAGCTCACATGATAGGAGCAGAAAGCAAGATCGGAGGAGCAGAGACAATGAGCGAGATATGAAACGGGAAAAGGAGCGTGAGATTGAAAGATACGAAAGAGAAACAGAGCGAGAACGGGTACGGAAGGAGAAGGAGCAAAGGAGAAAACTGGAGGATGCTGAGCATCAGTATGAAAAATGTCTCAAAGATTGGGAGTATAGGGAAAGGGAGAAAGAGAAACAGAGGCAGtatgagaaggagagggagaaagagagggaaCGCAAACGGAGGAAAGAGATAATTtatgaagaagatgatgaggaTGAAGATTCCAGAAAAAAATGGAGGAGAAGTGTGTTGGAGgagaagagaaagaggagactacgggagaaagaagaagacttAGCTGACAGgcagaaagaggaagaagaaattgcTGATGCTAAAGGGAGGGCTGAAGAGGAAAAGCAGCTGCAGCAAGAGAGAGATGCATTGAGGGATTCATCTGGCCATGTTGCAAATGGAAGCGAAAAAGCTGCTTTGGCTGAAGAATTCGGTGTGCAACTGAAAGATAAGGCAACTGAACAGGATAATGGGGGTGATTCTGGTCATGAGAATCATATAG GTGATGGGACTTTACAAAATGGTAACAGTGATGATGAGTCAACCATGACATCAGTTTCTGCATCAGAACCGCAGCAGAGTGGCAGTGCCCCAGCAAAGAAGTTGGGTTTTGGCCTACTGGGTTCTGGAAAACGTACCGCTGTTCCTTCTGTTTTCAATGAGGAGGATGATGATGCACACAAGGACAAAAAAATGAGGCCCCTGGTTCCCATTGATTATTCAACCGAAGAACTACAGGCTGTCCAACCAATTTCTGGGACAGCTCCATCAAATTTGGCTGCAGCGGCTGAATTCGCAAAGCGAATATCAAATGCTAGTTCTAAAGAAGAGAAGCCAGTTACAGAGAAGGAAAGAAGTAGACGTTCTAATGATAGGTCAAGCCACCGGGATAGGGACCAGAATGGTGATGACTCTAATCGGACTAGAGATGAGCACAGGGAGAAGACTATTGACCGTGATACGGATCGAGACCATGCGATGAATAAACCAAGGACAAAGGATAATAAGAAGCTTTTGGATGCAAAACAACTGATCGATATGATTCCAAAGACAAAGGAGGAATTATTCTCCTATGAAATAAATTGGGCTATTTATGAACAT CATGCACTACATGAACGCATGAGACCATGGATTTCGAAGAAGATTACGGAATTCCTGGGAGAGGAAGAGACCACACTGGTAGATTACATTGTATCTAGTACTCAGGAACATGTTGGAGCAGAACGCATGCTACAGCTGCTTCAATCCATTTTAGACGAAGAAGCCGAAATGTTTGTTCTCAAGATGTGGAGGATGCTCATCTTTGAAATTAAGAAGGTCGAGACAGGTCTGGCTTCAAGAACAAGAACTTAA
- the LOC126596014 gene encoding RNA-binding motif protein 25-like isoform X2 has protein sequence MIRTPFPPRPPGATGLLQRAPVPGIPGVRPIIPPVVRPILPIVTPAEKPQTTVYVGKIAPTVDNEFMKYLLQLCGPVKSWKRAQDPTDGTPRRFGFCEFESAEGVLRALRLLTNLSIDGQDLVLNVNQATREYLERVVKKKTENSKKLKEAEAAEKGDGSALDVEKIVPSNPSVQYSKEEDGNSSNKENDPANFGIVTDEDKEADREAMEKLTSLIEERIKNKPLPPPPPTPAPGDGTRNSNSALPAKSRDGDSDVDITRNDAYEEKIDEEITSDNKTTSEQGSPQTSSHDRSRKQDRRSRDNERDMKREKEREIERYERETERERVRKEKEQRRKLEDAEHQYEKCLKDWEYREREKEKQRQYEKEREKERERKRRKEIIYEEDDEDEDSRKKWRRSVLEEKRKRRLREKEEDLADRQKEEEEIADAKGRAEEEKQLQQERDALRDSSGHVANGSEKAALAEEFGVQLKDKATEQDNGGDSGHENHIGDGTLQNGNSDDESTMTSVSASEPQQSGSAPAKKLGFGLLGSGKRTAVPSVFNEEDDDAHKDKKMRPLVPIDYSTEELQAVQPISGTAPSNLAAAAEFAKRISNASSKEEKPVTEKERSRRSNDRSSHRDRDQNGDDSNRTRDEHREKTIDRDTDRDHAMNKPRTKDNKKLLDAKQLIDMIPKTKEELFSYEINWAIYEHHALHERMRPWISKKITEFLGEEETTLVDYIVSSTQEHVGAERMLQLLQSILDEEAEMFVLKMWRMLIFEIKKVETGLASRTRT, from the exons ATGATTCGGACCCCGTTTCCTCCACGCCCACCGGGAGCAACTGGTTTGCTTCAGCGTGCCCCTGTTCCTGGGATTCCTGGAGTTCGCCCAATTATCCCTCCTGTTGTTAGGCCGATTCTTCCTATTGTCACTCCAGCTGAGAAACCACAAACCACTGTTTATGTTGGGAAGATAGCACCAACGGTGGACAATGAATTTATGAAATATCTCCTCCAG TTGTGTGGACCTGTCAAGAGTTGGAAACGTGCTCAAGATCCCACAGATGGTACTCCTAGGCGCTTTGGGTTCTGCGAATTTGAATCTGCTGAAGGGGTTCTTCGGGCATTGCGTCTTCTCACTAATTTGAGCATTGATGGGCAGGACCTTGTT TTAAATGTTAATCAAGCAACAAGAGAGTATCTGGAGAGGGTTGTTAAAAAGAAGACTGAAAACTCAAAGAAGCTCAAAGAAGCTGAAGCAGCTGAGAAAGGTGATGGAAGTGCACTAGACGTTGAGAAGATTGTACCTTCAAATCCTTCTGTACAATACTCAAAGGAGGAAGATGGTAATTCGAGTAACAAAGAAAATGACCCTGCCAATTTTGGTATTGTGACTGACGAAGACAAGGAAGCTGACCGGGAGGCTATGGAGAAGCTTACAAGTTTGATAGAGGAGAGAATAAAAAACAAACCTCTCCCTCCTCCGCCACCTACACCAGCCCCTGGTGATGGTACTAGGAATTCAAACTCAGCGCTGCCAGCTAAATCAAGGGATGGAGACTCTGATGTTGATATAACGAGAAATG ATGCttatgaagaaaaaattgatGAAGAGATAACTAGTGACAACAAAACAACAAGCGAGCAGGGGAGCCCTCAAACAAGCTCACATGATAGGAGCAGAAAGCAAGATCGGAGGAGCAGAGACAATGAGCGAGATATGAAACGGGAAAAGGAGCGTGAGATTGAAAGATACGAAAGAGAAACAGAGCGAGAACGGGTACGGAAGGAGAAGGAGCAAAGGAGAAAACTGGAGGATGCTGAGCATCAGTATGAAAAATGTCTCAAAGATTGGGAGTATAGGGAAAGGGAGAAAGAGAAACAGAGGCAGtatgagaaggagagggagaaagagagggaaCGCAAACGGAGGAAAGAGATAATTtatgaagaagatgatgaggaTGAAGATTCCAGAAAAAAATGGAGGAGAAGTGTGTTGGAGgagaagagaaagaggagactacgggagaaagaagaagacttAGCTGACAGgcagaaagaggaagaagaaattgcTGATGCTAAAGGGAGGGCTGAAGAGGAAAAGCAGCTGCAGCAAGAGAGAGATGCATTGAGGGATTCATCTGGCCATGTTGCAAATGGAAGCGAAAAAGCTGCTTTGGCTGAAGAATTCGGTGTGCAACTGAAAGATAAGGCAACTGAACAGGATAATGGGGGTGATTCTGGTCATGAGAATCATATAG GTGATGGGACTTTACAAAATGGTAACAGTGATGATGAGTCAACCATGACATCAGTTTCTGCATCAGAACCGCAGCAGAGTGGCAGTGCCCCAGCAAAGAAGTTGGGTTTTGGCCTACTGGGTTCTGGAAAACGTACCGCTGTTCCTTCTGTTTTCAATGAGGAGGATGATGATGCACACAAGGACAAAAAAATGAGGCCCCTGGTTCCCATTGATTATTCAACCGAAGAACTACAGGCTGTCCAACCAATTTCTGGGACAGCTCCATCAAATTTGGCTGCAGCGGCTGAATTCGCAAAGCGAATATCAAATGCTAGTTCTAAAGAAGAGAAGCCAGTTACAGAGAAGGAAAGAAGTAGACGTTCTAATGATAGGTCAAGCCACCGGGATAGGGACCAGAATGGTGATGACTCTAATCGGACTAGAGATGAGCACAGGGAGAAGACTATTGACCGTGATACGGATCGAGACCATGCGATGAATAAACCAAGGACAAAGGATAATAAGAAGCTTTTGGATGCAAAACAACTGATCGATATGATTCCAAAGACAAAGGAGGAATTATTCTCCTATGAAATAAATTGGGCTATTTATGAACAT CATGCACTACATGAACGCATGAGACCATGGATTTCGAAGAAGATTACGGAATTCCTGGGAGAGGAAGAGACCACACTGGTAGATTACATTGTATCTAGTACTCAGGAACATGTTGGAGCAGAACGCATGCTACAGCTGCTTCAATCCATTTTAGACGAAGAAGCCGAAATGTTTGTTCTCAAGATGTGGAGGATGCTCATCTTTGAAATTAAGAAGGTCGAGACAGGTCTGGCTTCAAGAACAAGAACTTAA